One window of the Alligator mississippiensis isolate rAllMis1 chromosome 5, rAllMis1, whole genome shotgun sequence genome contains the following:
- the MLH1 gene encoding DNA mismatch repair protein Mlh1 translates to MALMAGVIRRLDEVVVNRIAAGEVIQRPANAIKEMVENCLDAKSTSIQVTVKEGGLKLIQVQDNGCGIRKEDLDIVCERFTTSKLQTFEDLASISTYGFRGEALASISHVAHVTVTTKTADAKCAYRANYCDGKLKAPPKPCAGNQGTQITVEDLFYNVNTRRKALKNPSEEYGKILEVVSRYAIHNSGISFSVKKQGDTVADVRTLSNATTVDNIRSVFGNAVSRELIEVGCEDTRLAFKMKGYITNANYSVKKCIFLLFINHRLVESTALRKAIETVYAAYLPKGTHPFLYLSLEIAPQNVDVNVHPTKHEVHFLHEDSILEHVQHHIESKLLGSNSSRMYFTQTLLPSADCSSTEVVKSAASSSLTSKGTGNKVYAHQMVRTDAREQKLDAFLQPVNKSLSTGPDAVTSGSSSELCDGKARQQEAEMEDFSKFNTTAVAQGDAAVPPEELKETGRLSPETMPPRKRQRADSDVEMEEDHSRKEMTAACTPRRRIINLTSVLTLQEEVNNQAHTSLQEMLRDHSFVGCVSPQWALAQYQTKLYLLNTTKLSEELFYQILVFDFANFGVLRLSEPAPLYDLAMLALENPESGWTEEDGPKEGLAEYIVEFLKKKTEMLRDYFSLEIDEVGNLTGLPLLIDNYIPPLEGLPMFILRLATEVNWDEERECFESLSKELAMFYSIRKQYMLDESNLTSSQNEDLDSSSKTWKWTVEHIVYKALRSHLLPPKHFTEDGNILQLANLPDLYRVFERC, encoded by the exons TTTGGATGCCAAATCTACAAGCATCCAGGTGACTGTGAAAGAAGGAGGATTGAAACTGATTCAGGTCCAAGATAATGGGTGTGGAATTAGG AAAGAAGATTTAGATATTGTATGCGAGAGATTCACTACAAGTAAATTACAGACATTTGAAGATCTAGCCAGTATTTCCACCTATGGGTTTAGGGGTGAG GCTCTGGCTAGCATAAGTCATGTTGCCCATGTTACTGTAACAACTAAAACTGCTGATGCAAAGTGTGCATACAG AGCCAACTATTGTGATGGGAAATTGAAAGCTCCTCCAAAGCCTTGTGCTGGAAACCAGGGGACTCAGATCACG GTTGAAGATcttttttataatgtaaatacaaggaggaaagctttaaaaaatcCAAGTGAAgaatatggaaaaatattagaAGTTGTTAGCAG GTATGCCATCCACAACTCGGGCATCAGTTTTTCAGTTAAAAAG CAAGGTGATACAGTGGCAGATGTTAGAACCCTGTCAAATGCTACAACCGTGGACAATATTCGGTCTGTCTTTGGAAATGCTGTTAGCCG AGAACTCATAGAAGTGGGTTGTGAAGATACAAGGCTGGCCTTTAAAATGAAAGGCTATATAACGAATGCCAACTATTCTGTGAAGAAATGCATATTTTTGCTCTTCATAAATC ATCGATTGGTAGAATCCACTGCTTTGCGGAAAGCCATAGAAACTGTATATGCTGCTTATTTGCCAAAGGGCACTCATCCGTTCTTGTATTTAAG CCTAGAAATAGCCCCTCAGAATGTGGATGTGAATGTGCACCCTACAAAGCATGAAGTTCACTTTCTTCATGAAGATAGTATCCTAGAACATGTGCAGCACCATATAGAGAGCAAGTTACTGGGCTCTAACTCTTCAAGGATGTACTTCACACAG ACTTTACTTCCATCAGCTGATTGTTCTTCAACTGAAGTGGTTAAATCAGCAGCAAGTTCATCATTGACATCTAAGGGAACAGGTAACAAGGTCTATGCTCACCAGATGGTTCGCACAGATGCCCGAGAGCAAAAGCTTGATGCTTTCCTTCAGCCAGTGAACAAATCCTTAAGTACAGGGCCTGATGCAGTGACATCAGGGAGTAGTTCAGAACTTTGTGATGGCAAAGCCAGACAACAAGAAGCTGAAATGGAAGATTTCAGTAAGTTTAATACAACAGCTGTTGCACAAGGGGATGCAGCAGTGCCACCAGAGGAGTTGAAAGAAACTGGAAGGCTGTCTCCTGAAACAATGCCTCCTCG AAAGAGACAGCGGGCAGACAGCGATGTAGAAATGGAGGAAGATCATAGTAGGAAGGAAATGACTGCCGCTTGCACCCCTCGAAGAAGGATTATTAACCTAACCAGTGTACTGACTCTGCAAGAAGAAGTTAATAACCAGGCACACACAA GTCTTCAGGAGATGCTACGTGATCACTCATTTGTTGGTTGTGTTAGCCCTCAGTGGGCCTTGGCACAATACCAGACAAAACTGTATCTTCTCAATACCACAAAACTCAG TGAAGAGCTCTTCTACCAGATACTAGTTTTTGACTTTGCAAATTTTGGAGTTTTAAGATTGTCA GAACCAGCACCACTGTATGATCTAGCGATGCTTGCTTTGGAGAACCCTGAAAGTGGCTGGACAGAAGAGGATGGCCCAAAAGAAGGACTTGCAGAGTATATTGTTGAGTTTCTAAAGAAGAAGACTGAAATGCTGAGAGATTACTTCTCTCTTGAAATTGATGAG GTAGGAAACCTTACTGGACTACCACTCCTCATAGACAACTATATTCCCCCCTTGGAGGGATTACCTATGTTTATCCTTCGTTTGGCTACAGAG GTAAACTGGGATGAAGAGAGAGAATGTTTTGAAAGTCTCAGCAAGGAGTTAGCCATGTTTTACTCTATTAGAAAGCAATATATGCTGGATGAATCTAACCTAACTAGTTCACAG AATGAAGACCTTGATTCAAGTTCAAAAACATGGAAATGGACCGTGGAACATATTGTTTACAAAGCTTTAAGGAGCCATCTTTTACCTCCTAAACACTTCACAGAAGATGGCAACATTTTGCAGCTTGCTAATCTACCAGACCTATATAGAGTTTTTGAGAGATGTTGA